CCAGGTTCAGAGTGGAGCTGTGCAGCTTTCTCTGCAGGCTGTAAAGGCCTGCTCGTGGGTTGTTGTATGGTTGCAGGTTCATGGAGGGGATGTAACCTAACTTGCCATTGAATCTGTAGAAAGGATTGCAAGGAATAGGGTATTTATTACAACTTTGTTCAACAATTGCAAAGTATGGTAAAACCCTACAATAAGTTTTGGAATttatttgtacatttgtgatgtgtttgcatgtgatgATATGACTATTGTCTATTGTTTGCAGTGCAGACAGATAAGATTGGGATACCTTATGAGCCACCAGCCGTTGTCAGACTTCCTCAGCACCTCCACTATAGAGCCAATGGGCACAGACACCTCGTCTTCCTTCTTAGTCGAATAACTTCTCACGGCACAGTACAGGGCACCTAAATGTCACAAAaagacaacaaggtcagcaactGCTGTACAGATCAAATCTTTCTTGAGACATGTGGCAAAATAAGGACGAATACACAGGTTGTCTTTATAAAAACAGAGTGCACATATTTTTTGATGAAGGGCTACAAGTAACACACACCTGCAAGCTGGAATTCAGCGTCATCATCGTCCTCTCCTTCCCACAACTCCAGGTAGGGAGCAGGAAACCAAGCCAAAACCTTATCCTCGCTCTCCACCAACCACCAACCTGGAGAGGAAATATAACGTACTGTCAGCATAACAGAAATGGGTGTGAAGCTCAAGGTTATTGCTGATTTTCAGTAAGCAACTGCAAAGTACTGAAAGGTAAAGCACTGACCTGCAGGGTCTTTGATCAGGACATCCAGTTTCTCGTCCACAGCGACCTTAAATGGACGATTCTTGGTATCCTTTGTCTCGTAAGCAGCCACGCAGCGGTACGTTTGGGTGACAAACGGGTGAGTGACGCTGCCCGCATGCTGGCGAGTCACATCCTCCCTTCCTCCACCTGAGCCATCAGGCAGATCATCAGACAGCATGATCATGATGCTGTATGAGAGAGAAGTCAgtcatttaataaaaaataacttctaTCAACCTCTCACATAAtttgaactaacacactgacaaGACAACCTACCTGTTCTTGGTGAAGTCTGGCTGCAGGTCAAGGTCTTTGGGCATGAAAAACTGTGCGACCTCTGAGCTCTGAGTCACAATTTGGTCGCACTTCAACAGTTTGTCACAGTAGGTCTCCAGGAACTTCATGCGCTGGATGGATTGCTTGGATCCTTTCTGCTGGAGGCTGCTCCTCCTGCTTTCCCctgtagagaggagaggaaattgTTTCAGGATTAATACTAGATTTGCTGAGAAGAGAGACCATTTAAATACACCTTGTAACacagttgaaataattttaCCTCTAAATTTGGGGATCACTCTGTCATTTTTCCTGAAAGGGTTCATGAGAGGGAATCTGTTtttcagctgcctctgttgagaaaaaaatattgattattattcCTATAATATAAAAAGCACACTGAATACACTAAGTGAGAGTTTTTGTTTTGGGACTTACATGGAATTTCTTGAAATCCTTGAAGGACCTGTAGACGATAACTTCAGCCTCGTCATACCATGACACTGATATCATGAACAtctgtggagagagaaaaataaaggatTAGCTACCAGAAGCTTTCACATAAATACAGCAAAGATATTTAACACCTCAAATAAATAGCGTCTGAGTTCTTAACTCACCTTGAGTTTTGGTGTGTCCCTGTGCACGTCTCCGATAATTCGGGCACTGATTACAAAGCGTTGTTCACCGGCCATTGTGTGCTCGTTTGTGCCTCAGCTCTTGAGATGAATAGCTGCTCTATTGACCTTCAGTCcagcctctgctcctctgctgctctgagaGTCTGCTGCGGTTTATAAACCCTTCACATAACGGAGGCGGAGtcgagataaaaaaaaacctttaggGCTGGAGAAAACGCTTGTCAGACAGGTGTAGCAACATCTTATGCCAGAAAAAATTACATGACAGTCAGAGATCATGGAGGAGAATGTAGTAGAGCTGGAAAAAGCCCTGTCATGACTGTCATGTCTCTAcatgtcagccctgtgataggctggcgacctgtccagggtttaCGCTGCACTTCGCCCATTGTCAGCtaggatcggctccagccccctcgcgatcctgaataggataagtgttacagataatggatggatggatggatgtattaCGTCAGTTGAAAATATGCTGCATTTCCACCATATCTGCTCCTATAGGGAGTTACGGTTATATAGGCTAATAATCAGCATCAaccttagtatagtatgtatataGTATGGTCCTACGACTTctgaaaatataacaaaactaAGCTGCACCATGAACaagttattattaattattatgtcTGATTTCATCCAATGTTGATGAACCCTGGTGAGgagtttgataaaaaaaaaagtttatgaaATAGGGCTAGTCTGTGCACGTGTTCTCCTTCAGGCTGTATAGTGGGATGCAAAAATAAAGATACGTTTGCGAGACATTAAACTGTTGAGCATGTGCTTTGATCTTACACCATATAGACTCTTCAGGCAAACAGTAGAGGGCAGCACCTGTTCATCATTTAGCAGGGACTTCTACAGCATTGCTGTGCCTGCAAACAGCATGGCTAGGCCTACCATCTCACTCTCATCCTTAAAGGATATATTCATAGTTTTGTTTAAGTCTATCTTAATCCAGCATCACATGCATTTATGTACATTAAAAGTATTATCATGTTCATTCTGTCCACAATAAAATTCCTTGTTAAAGCATTTTCAAGGTAAGTGATGGGGAGAAAAATGCTCTTTTCCTACTAAGACTTTGGAAGATATCTAattgatttttctaacttcGACTGCTGAATTGTCACATTATCTTTAGTTGAACTTTAGAATGCATTTTTCACAGAACAAGGACTGTACACTTTGCACCACctgcatatactgtacctgTAGACAGGAGGAACAATCACAGCGACAAATAACCCTTTTAATATACTTATTGGAGTGTCAGTATTGTTATTCAAATACTTGAATAATTGTGAATCTATCCTTTAAATCAACTACAGTATCATcttacatactataatatgtatAATACCTTGTATAATTGTTATCACATAAATACTTATTGCTGGGCCTGTAGTTTATTAGTTTGAACGAACTGACAATGTACGGTATGTAAAGAAAGCATGCATGTATAGTACATTATCACTGTGATAGATATACAGGCATGGCAGAGCCTGCGATTAACACATCAGGTCAGTGTAGAAAGAGCCAATGAGGCCAATCTAACTGTATGCCTTCACATATTTAATTAATGAGTTTGAAGTTGGCAGTGCTTTATTGTACATCATGTACTCCAGGAGGCAGAAAAAACACCTCCAAATGTTCTGGTATGTACATAAATCTGTCAGTCTTGAAagctttcttcttcctcctatCTTCCTGTAACTGGCTTTGTACAGCAGACTGGTCTGCTATTAAATGATGTGTGCTCAGATAAGAATACAGTGCTTCTGATTGTATTGCTATAGCAACTATCCCaagtttttaacttttaaagggacagtgtgtaggatttggtggcatgtagtggtgtggttgcagattgcaaccaactaagtaCCCCTCTGCtaactcctccctttctaaaAAGATTTACTAACTTTGGAAGATATCTAATTGACTTTTCTAACTTTGACTTTGAAGTTATAAATATGAGATCAtcaacaaccaaaacaaaaaatacctcCAACTTGTGAACTCACATTAAGCACTGCCAACCAGAGACCCATTCTGacactttgaaaaaaaacttctgACAATCAAAAAAAGTCTCAACCACAGGTCACAGTCCCTCAACTATTTTGATCAACAGTTAAAATGGACAGCTTTGTACCCAAGGACCAAAAAGATGGACTAGGCATTTATAGAGATGATAGCTACAGATAACCAGCCGTTCACAGTGGTTGCTGGTTTTCAGCGGCTTATGAGACTTGCCGAGCCCCTTTACAATATGAAGGATGAGAAATTCTACTGTACGCATATGCTTGATGAAACATACTGATGTTGTGACAAAGGTGAAGACTCTGATAACACCGGAAAAGGAACCATTCATGGCCTTCCCAACTGACTGCTGGTCAGGCACTACTTTATCACAGATGAACCTCACAGGATATTCTATCCAAAAGGACTGGAACAGACAGCGGGTTGTGTTAAATGTCATGACTATGACTGGATCCCATACAGCACAGTACATTCAAGAGACAGTTTTGGAAATGCTGGACTCCTGGGAAGTCAATACAGGCCGTGTGGTTTTTGTTTTAAGGGATGGTGGAGCCAAAATGGTGAAAGGCATCAGTTTAACTGACCTACCAGACTTAAGCTGTACTGCTCACACTCTACAGCTTTTAACCAACGATGGCCTTTCCAGTCAGAGAGCTGTGCTGGACATTATTGCCACATTAAAGAGCTGTGCAGGTCACTTTGGCCACTCCGTACTGCCCAAACACTCCCAACAAACGGCATCATCCAAGCTGTTCCCACTCGCTGGAACTCAACACTACACATGCTGCAGAGGATGTATGAGCAGCGGCGCACACTGAATGTTTATGCCAGTGAGCATGACCATatcagctgtcagtctgctGCACAGTGGGATATCATGTCAAACCTGATTGAGACACTGGAGCCACTTGAGGAAGTTACACTGGAAATGAGCCACTCAGAGTCTTCCGTAATCACACGTGTATCTGTTCTGAAACTGATGCTGCAACAGCAGGGTCTATCTTCACATAAATCACTTTATCATCACTTTATGATGACGTCACCTAACACAAAGTCTTTGGTGGTGGCAACTATCCTTGATCCCCATTACAAGGGCAAGGCCTTTGCTTCggcagagacactagagacagcAAAATATTGGCTGAAAGAAGAAGCTGCACGTGACATTTCAAAAACAGTAGAAGAGACTGGTGAAGCGGAGGATCCAGCAAAAAGACAGAGAGTTCAGACCGATCCCCGTCCAACTCTTGTAGACAGTCTACAGTATATGCAAAACTTCTTGGAACAGCTCACCACACAGTTGAAGTCCAGTCCAGCTTCAAAACTGACCTGGAGTGTTACCTGAAAGAGCCAGTGGCTGAGaggatggtaaatggtaaattaacttgcatttatatagtgcctttctagaggctgccatgcaaggtgccacctgctcatcaggattaaatctaaatactcattcacacacctatGACACAGCCATCGGGAgaaatttggggttaagtatcttttTATTCTTGGGCTTGTAGTTTATTAGTTTGAAATAACtgataatgtactgtatgtaaagaaagcaaacatgtacagtacattatcACTGTGATAGATATACAGGCATGTCAGAGCCTGCCATTGACAAGATCTTAGATCAGCGTTGAACATGAGCCAATTAGGTCAATCTAACTGCATGCCTTCACATATTTCATTCATGAGTTTGATGTTGGCAGTTCTTTATTGTACATTATGTACTCCAGGAGAGTGGTTTGTACCTAAGTCATGCTTTTGTTCTTCCTCCTATCTTCCGGTAACTGCCTTTGCACAGCAGTCTGGTCTGCTACTAAATGATGTGTGCTCaaatatgatgatgattttaATGGTGgagtatttttttcagatttgttttttcaatctttttttatCCCTTTACTTTTCCATTAAGAGTGGAAAAACAAGGAACTTACAGAATGGTAAAATCTCATCCAAACTGAGGCAGACTAATTGTgggtgaaaatgtttttatggtAGTTTTTTAACAACCATCCGACCTTCACGTGAGAATGGATTATTGCCAATTGAAATCTGAATCCTGTATTGCATACTTTCTGTGGGGATATTTTCTTTTCCTGTTATGGACGTCATGTCCTCCATCATGTCACACATAATAGGGATGACAGGTAAAGTATGAGCAGCGTTGAATCACATTACTGATAGGCCTAAAGTACATCTCGTGCCACTTCCTTAAGGTTTCCGCTActgtatgacacacacacacacacacacacacacacacacacacacacacacacagtgtgtattCATAAAACTGGTTTGGTGATTGAACAATGAGAAAGTAAAAGTGTGTCGTCACTTATCAGCAGTGTGTGTCTGACTAATTTTTCACCTCAGGCTTCCTTGTGTTTTTCTGTAACAGCAATAAATCCACTTTACCTGACCCTCCTCAAGTAAACAGAGGAGTTACCTTGATTCTTAGCAAGAAAAATGTCCCagatttatttccttttattgCATTGTCTTTCTCTGTAAACACAATAAACCCTGTCTACGTGTCCCTCCTCAAGTAAACAGAGGAGTTACTTCGTAAGAAAAATGCCCCAGgtttatttccttttattgCATGGCAAATGAATGATGATAAATCATTCATTTGTGATCAATCATATTTAttgtcttattttttttgttgctttttttgccCCATTTTATTGAGCATTGTTGGGGcattgctatcttgaggcagAAGAAAGCAATCGCgccattgaccaacaaaaacctggtctaaagtctgGATTAGGGATCcgccgtttaaccgttaactgacattaagcattttaaccgattaacgctatcagttaaaatggttaaaagaaatgttaataattaactcaaaagctgagcggctcagaggagtagctcgtcactttaaggagaaaagctggtccaccttaacagcccaccttaagaggcagagccggagttgcaggatacaggaagtcggctccggtctccgGCTTGCTTGAGCGGAGTTgcagtttcatagcatttattcaccaacaaataaagtgtccacacactgctacacctacgttcacagctgtaacgccaccaacaacctcacactcaccgccaacacacacacacggtctgttggaaacacgctaaagttacgcagactacgtgtgcagACGcgagcctccggcaatgctagagctgctaacgtagcacaaatacacactgtttgttggtaactcactaaagttatgccagacagacaaagtatctttacgccgggcagacacactgctgacaacctgctaaactaaactagatGTGCGGttgagacttttactgggaaagtggctgcctGTCCACGAGACTACACGCAGCAttgtagctgctaagttaacgctcccggacgggtgaactggggacgggtgaactggggcgCAAATCTttttggttaacggttaatattcggttaacaagggtcggttatcgcttaagaacatttttcaaaatgaacctaCCGGTTCGAGCCCCCCATGGGTTGCATCGGAAAGTAATACAGTTTTCGTTATTTATCAATatatgtttatcatatttaccCTTGTGCTTATTATCTAAGACATTACAGGGACATTACTTGACATACAGTAGTTGATCTCAATGACAGACCTAAAAAAATAGC
The genomic region above belongs to Sebastes fasciatus isolate fSebFas1 chromosome 20, fSebFas1.pri, whole genome shotgun sequence and contains:
- the LOC141758966 gene encoding NADPH oxidase organizer 1-like, with protein sequence MAGEQRFVISARIIGDVHRDTPKLKMFMISVSWYDEAEVIVYRSFKDFKKFHRQLKNRFPLMNPFRKNDRVIPKFRGESRRSSLQQKGSKQSIQRMKFLETYCDKLLKCDQIVTQSSEVAQFFMPKDLDLQPDFTKNSIMIMLSDDLPDGSGGGREDVTRQHAGSVTHPFVTQTYRCVAAYETKDTKNRPFKVAVDEKLDVLIKDPAGWWLVESEDKVLAWFPAPYLELWEGEDDDDAEFQLAGALYCAVRSYSTKKEDEVSVPIGSIVEVLRKSDNGWWLIRFNGKLGYIPSMNLQPYNNPRAGLYSLQRKLHSSTLNLATSREPQASRPFSINKENSPQQGPAGQSRVEPSVPGHLHKARSLDVLSETWSQTQMKRDASTTDGRPRSISNTSESSDASTEISFSSSSESSPSLREEEQRESHTGSPAASPQPSVSPDLSLSDRRGSNTSSDSSGSVSSKGSKTASMAPRVPPRPKTEEILTRCTTMTRKAALATKTRLQIQPESIHSC